The following coding sequences are from one Anguilla anguilla isolate fAngAng1 chromosome 12, fAngAng1.pri, whole genome shotgun sequence window:
- the eif3k gene encoding eukaryotic translation initiation factor 3 subunit K isoform X2: MASSFEQMRANVGKLLRGIDRYNPENLATLERYVETQAKENAYDLEANLAVLKLYQFNPAYFQTTVTSQILLKALTNLPHTDFTLCKCMIDQTHQEERPIRQILYLGNLLETCHFQSFWSSLEENRELIDGITGFEDSVRKFICHVVGITYQNIEHRLLAEMLGDPLDTQVKVWMSKYGWTESEDGQIFIFNQEESVKPKNIVEKIDFESVSSIMATSQ, translated from the exons ATGGCTTCGTCGTTTGAGCAGATGAGGGCTAATGTGGGGAAACTACTACGAGGGATTGACAG GTATAATCCCGAAAATTTAGCAACGCTGGAACGTTACGTTGAAACACAAGCAAAAGAGAACGCTTACGACCTGGAAGCCAATCTCGCTGTTCTCAAATT GTACCAGTTCAACCCAGCCTACTTTCAGACAACCGTGACGTCACAGATTCTGCTGAAGGCCCTGACCAACTTGCCTCACACTGACTTCACTTTGTGCAAGTGTATGATCGACCAGACACAC CAGGAGGAGCGTCCGATAAGACAGATCCTGTACCTGGGCAACCTCCTGGAGACATGTCACTTCCAGTCCTTCTGG TCAAGCCTGGAAGAGAACCGAGAACTAATCGATGGAATCACGGGATTTGAGGACTCTGTCCGCAAGT TCATATGCCACGTGGTGGGGATCACCTATCAGAACATTGAGCACCGGCTCCTGGCAGAGATGTTGGGCGATCCACTTG aCACCCAGGTGAAGGTGTGGATGAGCAAATATGGCTGGACTGAGAGCGAGGATGGACAGATCTTCATCTTCAACCAGGAAGAGAGCGTCAAGCCCAAGAACATTGTGGAGAAGATTGACTTTGAAA GTGTGTCGAGTATCATGGCTACATCCCAGTGA
- the eif3k gene encoding eukaryotic translation initiation factor 3 subunit K isoform X1 — MASSFEQMRANVGKLLRGIDRYNPENLATLERYVETQAKENAYDLEANLAVLKLYQFNPAYFQTTVTSQILLKALTNLPHTDFTLCKCMIDQTHQQEERPIRQILYLGNLLETCHFQSFWSSLEENRELIDGITGFEDSVRKFICHVVGITYQNIEHRLLAEMLGDPLDTQVKVWMSKYGWTESEDGQIFIFNQEESVKPKNIVEKIDFESVSSIMATSQ; from the exons ATGGCTTCGTCGTTTGAGCAGATGAGGGCTAATGTGGGGAAACTACTACGAGGGATTGACAG GTATAATCCCGAAAATTTAGCAACGCTGGAACGTTACGTTGAAACACAAGCAAAAGAGAACGCTTACGACCTGGAAGCCAATCTCGCTGTTCTCAAATT GTACCAGTTCAACCCAGCCTACTTTCAGACAACCGTGACGTCACAGATTCTGCTGAAGGCCCTGACCAACTTGCCTCACACTGACTTCACTTTGTGCAAGTGTATGATCGACCAGACACAC CAGCAGGAGGAGCGTCCGATAAGACAGATCCTGTACCTGGGCAACCTCCTGGAGACATGTCACTTCCAGTCCTTCTGG TCAAGCCTGGAAGAGAACCGAGAACTAATCGATGGAATCACGGGATTTGAGGACTCTGTCCGCAAGT TCATATGCCACGTGGTGGGGATCACCTATCAGAACATTGAGCACCGGCTCCTGGCAGAGATGTTGGGCGATCCACTTG aCACCCAGGTGAAGGTGTGGATGAGCAAATATGGCTGGACTGAGAGCGAGGATGGACAGATCTTCATCTTCAACCAGGAAGAGAGCGTCAAGCCCAAGAACATTGTGGAGAAGATTGACTTTGAAA GTGTGTCGAGTATCATGGCTACATCCCAGTGA